In Scophthalmus maximus strain ysfricsl-2021 chromosome 16, ASM2237912v1, whole genome shotgun sequence, the following proteins share a genomic window:
- the chrm3b gene encoding muscarinic acetylcholine receptor M1 — MTSSSTPIHFLTNGSPGMRDQSETIIFKPAILGGSYQELTILSDGVGEWQHNVSHVSGQGGNATDSSVNRTLILPAEDFDPLGGHSILQVIIIVLLTGSLSLVTVVGNILVLVSFKINKALKTVNNYYLLSLAFADLTIGTLSMNLYTTYIIMDQWALGPVVCDLWLAIDYVASNASVMNLLVISFDRYFSVTRPLTYRAKRTTKRAMTMIGLAWSISFILWAPAILFWQYIVGERTVQPNECYIQFLSEPIITFCTAIAAFYLPVTIMAILFWKMYQETEKRVKDIQGLKGSGASHSPSQAQNQGSGSGEGSTNSQKNSSAMLRQMSSQSSSSYELNQLASEKNNNDNANITGRKGRCGTFCLRFASLLPGRHASMRSVNTKTTAVDEAEQSSCDSFNNNEVGAPGEKSGSEEEADGVDPSRPTTDGKHSGKMKKNKHKQTSSSIKSQKKSQSNREGDVTSSPSDQSPAAITMKDAAMAKRFASKAKTEINKRKNEKKANDKKAARTLSAILFAFITTWLPYNIMVLVNTFCQDCIPETLWALGYWLCYVNSTVNPMCYALCNKTFRTTFRDILMCQWSQKKNKSQFHQKKAVAFRKKDPM; from the exons ATGACCTCCAGCTCTACTCCTATCCACTTCCTCACCAACGGTTCTCCTGGAATGAGAGACCAGTCTGAAACCATCATATTCAAGCCTGCCATCTTAG GTGGCTCTTACCAGGAGTTGACCATATTATCTGACGGTGTTGGTGAGTGGCAGCATAACGTCAGTCATGTCTCGGGACAAGGAGGAAATGCCACTGATTCATCAGTAAACAGGACATTAATACTGCCAGCAGAGGACTTTGACCCATTAGGAGGACATTCTATCTTGCAG GTCATCATAATTGTCCTCCTCACTGGATCACTTTCTCTTGTCACTGTTGTTGGCAACATCCTAGTATTGGTTTCATTCAAGATCAATAAGGCCCTAAAGACAGTGAACAACTACTACCTCCTGAGCCTGGCATTTGCTGACCTGACCATTGGCACCCTATCAATGAACCTGTATACCACCTACATCATCATGGACCAGTGGGCTCTGGGGCCAGTGGTTTGTGATCTGTGGCTTGCAATTGATTACGTGGCCAGTAATGCCTCGGTCATGAATCTGCTCGTCATCAGCTTTGACAG GTATTTCTCTGTGACCAGACCCTTGACCTATCGGGCCAAGCGTACAACAAAGCGGGCCATGACCATGATTGGATTAGCCTGGTCCATCTCTTTCATTCTATGGGCCCCAGCCATCCTGTTCTGGCAGTACATTGTGGGTGAGCGGACGGTCCAACCTAATGAGTGCTACATCCAGTTCTTGTCTGAGCCCATCATTACGTTCTGCACTGCTATTGCTGCATTCTACTTGCCAGTGACTATTATGGCAATCCTGTTTTGGAAGATGTAtcaggagacagagaagagagttAAAGATATACAAGGTCTCAAGGGATCTGGGGCAAGCCACAGCCCAAGCCAGGCTCAGAATCAGGGGAGTGGCAGTGGAGAAGGTTCAACTAACAGCCAGAAGAACTCATCAGCCATGCTGCGCCAGATGAGCTCCCAAAGCTCTAGCAGCTACGAATTAAATCAACTGGCCTCGGAGAAGAACAACAACGACAATGCCAACATAACAGGACGCAAAGGGAGGTGTGGCACATTCTGCTTGCGGTTTGCATCACTGTTGCCAGGTCGCCATGCATCCATGAGATCCGTCAACACCAAGACAACTGCGGTGGAtgaggcagagcagagcagctgtgATAGTTTTAACAACAATGAAGTTGGTGCCCCTGGGGAGAAGTCAGGCTCAGAGGAGGAAGCTGATGGTGTAGATCCATCAAGACCTACAACAG aTGGCAAACATTCtgggaagatgaagaagaacaagCACAAACAGACCTCGTCTTCTATCAAGAGTCAGAAAAAGTCACAATCAAACCGAGAAGGCGATGTCACCTCATCGCCTTCTGACCAGTCGCCTGCAGCCATCACCATGAAAGATGCCGCCATGGCCAAACGCTTTGCCTCTAAGGCCAAAACAGAGATCAATAAGCgcaagaatgaaaaaaaggcaaacgaCAAAAAAGCAGCACGGACACTCAGTGCTATTTTGTTTGCCTTCATAACGACATGGTTACCATATAACATCATGGTGTTGGTCAATACTTTCTGTCAGGACTGTATCCCTGAGACTCTGTGGGCATTGGGCTACTGGTTGTGTTATGTAAACAGCACAGTCAACCCCATGTGCTATGCCCTCTGTAACAAGACCTTCCGCACAACGTTCAGGGATATTTTGATGTGCCAGTGGAGTCAAAAGAAGAACAAGTCTCAATTTCATCAAAAGAAGGCTGTGGCTTTCCGGAAGAAAGACCCAATGTAG